In Ptychodera flava strain L36383 chromosome 17, AS_Pfla_20210202, whole genome shotgun sequence, one genomic interval encodes:
- the LOC139115531 gene encoding GPI mannosyltransferase 2-like, protein MVLDREKAILLFALFTRISTIIFQVFANNLIPDHKADAFSPEWEISGAGDHAIEVLLGGFRHWDAAHFLYIAEHGYTTEETFAFFPLYPMMLSLTKEQMTSQQLLSVMSMHSTILFLAVFTNVIFFVIAAVLLYKLGSTVLKDEQLAFKAALLFCINPAGIFMTAAYTESMFAAVSFLAMFLLEKNYIFPAAAVFAVSTATRSNGTVSCGFILYFLARYVIRNLVTVYKAKQLSVLIISLIRIFTKGLLSLVSVFLILSPFFIFQYYAYIKFCTDQKLFGLFDVVRPLTEMRHEYIDFQESGDFVDATPSAVFGKAPWCNNTPPLIYSYIQEKYWNVGLFQYYELKQIPNFLLALPMIILGCAAVWTYCTARWSHVKVLGLIPRKEKEEDAENNDRAGFYSDGVFVYLVHMASLLLFGILFMNIQVITRFLASSCPVIYWFVAAITTTTPANCSDSPVEDQDQNTEKNWIVMASANIVTHQIVNWKENNVKTNLILAYFLMYNILGTVLHCNFLPWT, encoded by the exons ATGGTCCTCGATCGGGAAAAAGCTATTTTACTGTTCGCGCTGTTTACAAGAATTTCAACAATTATATTTCAG GTCTTCGCCAACAACCTTATACCTGATCACAAAGCTGATGCCTTCAGCCCTGAATGGGAAATCAGTGGAGCTGGAGACCATGCTATAGAAGTGTTGTTAGGTGGATTCCGCCATTGGGATGCGGCACATTTCTTGTACATTGCAGAACATGGCTACACCACCGAAGAGACATTTGCCTTCTTTCCCCTGTATCCTATGATGTTGTCACTCACAAAGGAACAAATGACATCACAGCAACTCCTCAGTGTCATGAGCATGCACAGCACAATCCTTTTCCTCGCTGTATTTACAAACgtcattttctttgtgattgCTGCAGTTCTACTTTATAAACTTGGCAGTACAGTCTTGAAAGATGAGCAGCTAGCTTTCAAAGCAGCATTGCTCTTCTGCATCAACCCGGCCGGGATCTTCATGACCGCTGCCTACACAGAATCCATGTTTGCTGCAGTTAGCTTCCTTGCCATGTTCCTGTTAGAGAAGAATTACATCTTTCCAGCAGCTGCAGTTTTTGCAGTGTCTACAGCAACAAGATCCAATGGAACAGTCTCTTGTGGATTTATATTGTATTTCCTTGCCAGATATGTAATTAGAAATCTTGTCACAGTCTATAAAGCTAAGCAACTCTCTGTCTTAATTATTTCACTCATCAGGATATTTACAAAAGGACTATTAAGTCTCGTATCagttttcttaattttaagccCATTCTTTATATTCCAGTACTATGCATACATCAAATTTTGCACTGATCAAAAGCTTTTTGGTCTGTTTGATGTGGTCAGACCTTTGACTGAAATGAGACATGAATACATTGATTTTCAAGAAAGCGGTGACTTTGTGGATGCAACTCCATCCGCAGTCTTTGGAAAAGCCCCATGGTGCAACAATACACCACCTCTGATCTATTCATACATCCAAGAAAAATACTGGAACGTTGGTTTGTTCCAGTACTATGAACTTAAACAGATTCCCAATTTTCTGCTGGCACTGCCGATGATCATCCTAGGTTGTGCTGCTGTATGGACATATTGCACTGCAAGGTGGAGCCATGTTAAGGTTCTTGGATTGATTCCGAGGAAAGAGAAAGAAGAAGATGCAGAAAATAATGACAGGGCTGGTTTCTATAGCGATGgagtatttgtttatttggtcCACATGGCTTCATTGCTGTTGTTTGGAATtttattcatgaatattcag GTAATAACAAGATTTTTGGCTTCCAGCTGTCCAGTGATTTACTGGTTTGTTGCTGCCattacaacaacaacaccagCCAACTGTTCAGACTCGCCAGTTGAAGACCAGgatcaaaatacagaaaaaaattggatTGTGATGGCTTCAGCCAATATAGTGACACACCAGATTGTGAATTGGAAAGAAAATAATGTTAAAACTAACTTGATACTTGCTTATTTCCTCATGTATAACATACTGGGTACAGTATTACATTGTAATTTTCTACCATGGACTTGA
- the LOC139115559 gene encoding transcriptional adapter 3-like, which translates to MAWERCRAVLRKVCCVFSDKVVHFFRGKMAEKECPLQFHDFRPVDHVKMCPRYSAVIQRTEDEGIGIEELDTLQLELETLLAAASRRMRQLEAETQVLIDWQEKKDKKIGKLQHKSESASSGKRGRPPDEKPEKPSKKFKEASGKLGASTSHSGPGRPKTKKNIQQKMQEYEFTDDPLDVPKIPKNDIPNRFWASVEPYCADMTAEDLKVIEDLMKSTEDESEYTKVPPLGKHYTMRWAQEDLIEEQKEGSRIHDKKRGSALGNSTSPNTNDAKALLKKETIREQSEDICPFGPLTQRLISALVEENIMSPLDDVALLDSGSKDNAGGEGNTSPRNGNRPFSVPHTRALEARIREELLYQGLLDTDDQIGEETDDEVMAELKKRQAELKALAAHNRSQKQRLYRLAKEEMKKQDLRAKARVVDSEVMEAYRRIQAARQKKRSPTKKERETALRALRERETLLKLLDS; encoded by the exons ATGGCTTGGGAAAGGTGTCGGGCCGTGCTTAGGAAAGTCTGTTGTGTGTTTTCGGACAAAGTTGTTCATTTTTTCCGTGGAAAAATGGCCGAGAAAGAGTGTCCGCTTCAGTTTCACGATTTTAGGCCAGTTGACCACGTAAAAATGTGTCCTCGGTACTCAGCAG TGATTCAAAGAACAGAAGATGAAGGCATTGGGATTGAGGAACTGGACACTCTGCAGCTGGAACTCGAAACTCTACTGGCAGCTGCATCCCGTAGGATGAGACAGTTGGAGGCAGAAACACAAGTACTTATCGACTGGCAGGAAAAGAAGGACAAAAAGATTGGAAAGTTG CAACACAAATCTGAGTCCGCTTCCTCCGGCAAACGAGGCAGGCCTCCAGATGAGAAACCAGAAAAACCATCCAAAAAATTTAAGGAGGCTAGTGGTAAACTTGGAGCAAGCACATCTCACTCTGGTCCAGGTAGaccaaaaacaaagaaaaatattcag CAAAAAATGCAAGAGTATGAATTCACAGACGATCCACTGGATGTTCCCAAGATTCCCAAAAACGACATTCCTAACAGATTCTGGGCGTCGGTGGAGCCATACTGTGCAGACATGACAGCTGAGGACCTGAAAGTCATCGAAGACCTGATGAAAAGCACTGAGGATGAATCTGAGTACACTAAAGTACCGCCTCTTGGCAAACACTACACCATGAGATGGGCTCAGGAAGATTTAATTGAGGAACAGAAAGAAG GAAGTCGTATTCATGACAAGAAGAGAGGTTCAGCATTAGGCAACAGTACTTCACCAAACACCAATGATGCTAAGGCACTACTCAAGAAAGAAACTATCAG AGAGCAGTCAGAAGATATATGTCCCTTTGGTCCACTGACACAGAGACTGATATCAGCTCTTGTAGAGGAAAACATTATGTCTCCCTTGGATGATGTGGCCTTGCTAGACTCTGGCTCCAAG GACAATGCTGGAGGAGAAGGTAACACCTCCCCTAGGAATGGTAACAGACCATTCAGTGTTCCCCACACCAGGGCCTTGGAAGCCAGGATAAGAGAAGAACTCCTGTACCAAG GCCTGTTGGACACTGATGACCAGATTGGTGAGGAGACAGATGATGAAGTGATGGCTGAGTTGAAGAAGAGACAGGCTGAACTCAAGGCCTTGGCTGCCCACAACAGATCACAGAAACAGAGACTCTACAGACTGGCTAAGGAGGAAATGAAGAAGCAAGATCTCAGAGCCAAAGCCAGAGTTGTTGACAGTGAG GTTATGGAAGCCTATCGGAGGATCCAGGCCGCACGACAGAAGAAACGATCACCAActaagaaagaaagagaaacagCTCTGAGAGCACTGAGAGAAAGAGAGACTCTCCTCAAACTTCTAGACTCCTGA